The Pontibacter pudoricolor genome contains a region encoding:
- a CDS encoding efflux RND transporter periplasmic adaptor subunit → MDRVIEKKKYPPKKIAIMAAVTLVLVIVIYNLLFAEHTSKLNVEAQRITIGNVQEGIFQEFIAVDGSVDPLKTFFLDITEGGRVEKIYTDDGKMVEKGDTILKLSNTTLQIDFMTRETQLYDLMNERQNSEILMKQDQIRKMNELAETDYNLTTAQRTYNRNKMLIAEGAISKEEYEASKDNYQYLKRRKELGERSVRQDAKLMDDRLRQLDESINRMQANINMARNTLNNLYVLAPFTGQLSTLKAEVGESIAAGENIGQVDDLNGYKVKANIDEHYISRVYPGLDGSFDFNGKTYKVKVSKVFPEVQNNTFQVDMEFAEGTPEGIRRGQTLQLKLNLNDGGKAILLPRGGFYQSTGGNWVFVVDKSGGFAEKRTIKLGRQNPNHYEVIDGLKPGEKVIVSSYDSYGDIDRLELK, encoded by the coding sequence ATGGATCGCGTAATAGAGAAAAAAAAGTACCCGCCTAAGAAAATTGCCATCATGGCTGCTGTTACGCTGGTACTGGTAATCGTAATTTACAATCTTCTTTTCGCAGAGCATACCTCTAAACTAAATGTAGAAGCACAGCGCATAACGATAGGCAATGTGCAGGAAGGCATTTTTCAGGAGTTTATTGCTGTTGATGGTTCTGTTGACCCGCTAAAGACGTTTTTCCTGGATATTACGGAGGGTGGGCGCGTAGAAAAAATCTATACCGACGATGGCAAAATGGTAGAAAAAGGTGATACGATCCTGAAACTGTCTAACACAACGCTCCAGATCGACTTCATGACCCGCGAAACGCAACTGTACGACCTGATGAATGAACGCCAGAACTCCGAAATTCTGATGAAGCAGGACCAGATACGCAAGATGAACGAGCTGGCTGAAACAGACTATAACCTGACAACTGCTCAGCGCACCTACAACCGAAACAAAATGCTGATAGCTGAAGGCGCTATTTCGAAAGAAGAATACGAAGCATCGAAAGATAATTACCAGTACCTGAAACGCCGCAAGGAGCTCGGAGAACGCTCCGTGCGCCAGGATGCCAAACTGATGGACGACCGCCTGCGCCAGTTAGATGAATCGATAAACCGAATGCAGGCTAACATAAACATGGCCCGCAACACCCTGAACAACCTGTATGTACTGGCTCCTTTTACAGGGCAGTTATCAACCTTAAAAGCTGAAGTGGGCGAGAGCATAGCAGCAGGCGAGAACATTGGCCAGGTAGACGACCTGAATGGCTATAAAGTAAAAGCAAACATTGACGAACACTACATCTCAAGAGTTTACCCGGGCCTGGATGGCAGCTTTGATTTTAATGGCAAGACCTACAAAGTAAAAGTTTCCAAGGTTTTCCCGGAAGTACAGAACAACACGTTTCAGGTGGATATGGAGTTTGCAGAAGGCACACCGGAAGGCATACGCCGTGGCCAGACACTGCAGCTGAAACTAAACCTGAATGATGGCGGCAAAGCCATACTTTTACCACGCGGCGGCTTTTACCAGAGCACCGGTGGCAACTGGGTTTTTGTAGTTGACAAGTCTGGTGGTTTTGCCGAGAAGCGAACTATAAAACTAGGACGCCAGAACCCGAATCATTACGAAGTAATTGATGGCCTGAAGCCCGGCGAAAAAGTTATCGTTTCATCCTACGACAGCTATGGTGACATTGACCGACTTGAACTGAAGTAA
- a CDS encoding sigma-54-dependent transcriptional regulator yields MSKIACHVLIVDDEEDILTAGRLLLKQHFASVKTTSDPYQIPAILAASQIGLVLLDMNYSAGATSSKEGLHWLKQIKQLDPKVTVILMTAYGDIELAVRALKEGASDFVLKPWRNEKLVAILKTACQQILDRTMVSASKSTVYSTFHYGGFIGVSPAMQRVYQTIDKVAATDANVLILGENGTGKEVAARALYQKSRRATRAFEKVDLGAVSETLFESELFGHAKGSFTDAKEDRVGRMEAADGGTLFLDEIGNLSLALQAKLLSVLQNRQVIRLGTNKPRPIDIRLICATNMPLYEMVKQGTFRQDLLYRINTVEIQLPPLRERKEDIKLLAEHFLQLYSRKYNREGLTMNARTLHRLGAYHWPGNIRELDHAMERAIILCDANELQEEDFYFAPGNDRTPAAGTIEPLRSPALSEGDYTLEALEKLMVQKVLVKHSGNITHAAKELGITRTALYRRIEKHGL; encoded by the coding sequence ATGAGTAAAATTGCCTGCCACGTATTAATTGTAGATGATGAAGAAGATATCTTAACGGCCGGCAGGCTACTGCTGAAACAACATTTTGCATCAGTAAAAACCACTTCCGACCCTTACCAGATACCCGCCATACTTGCCGCATCGCAAATCGGTCTGGTGTTACTGGATATGAACTATAGCGCCGGGGCTACCAGCAGCAAAGAGGGGCTGCACTGGCTCAAGCAAATAAAACAACTGGACCCCAAAGTAACCGTTATTCTGATGACAGCTTATGGCGACATTGAGCTGGCTGTACGTGCCCTGAAAGAAGGCGCTTCCGATTTTGTACTGAAACCCTGGCGAAACGAAAAACTGGTAGCCATCCTTAAGACTGCCTGTCAGCAAATCCTTGACCGAACTATGGTCAGTGCCTCAAAATCAACGGTGTATTCAACTTTCCATTACGGCGGGTTTATTGGCGTATCGCCGGCTATGCAGCGGGTGTATCAAACGATTGATAAAGTAGCTGCCACCGATGCCAATGTGCTGATTTTAGGTGAAAATGGAACAGGCAAGGAAGTAGCGGCGCGGGCATTGTACCAGAAATCAAGGCGCGCAACCAGGGCTTTTGAAAAAGTGGACCTGGGTGCCGTCAGCGAAACATTATTTGAAAGTGAGCTTTTCGGTCATGCCAAAGGTTCGTTTACAGATGCCAAAGAAGACCGGGTTGGCAGAATGGAAGCAGCGGATGGCGGTACGTTGTTTTTAGACGAGATCGGGAATTTATCGCTGGCATTACAGGCGAAGCTTCTGTCTGTGTTACAGAACCGCCAGGTGATAAGGCTCGGCACCAACAAACCACGACCTATTGACATCCGCCTGATCTGTGCTACCAACATGCCCTTGTATGAGATGGTAAAACAGGGCACTTTCCGCCAGGATTTGCTGTACCGGATCAATACTGTTGAGATACAACTGCCGCCCTTGCGCGAGCGAAAAGAAGATATAAAGTTGCTGGCCGAGCATTTTCTGCAATTATACAGCAGGAAATATAACCGCGAAGGCCTGACGATGAATGCCCGGACGCTACACCGCCTTGGTGCTTACCACTGGCCCGGCAATATTCGCGAACTGGACCATGCCATGGAGCGTGCCATTATACTTTGCGATGCGAATGAACTACAGGAGGAGGACTTTTACTTTGCACCGGGCAACGACAGAACACCAGCCGCAGGTACCATCGAGCCTTTGCGTAGTCCGGCTTTATCGGAGGGCGATTATACGTTGGAAGCACTGGAAAAACTGATGGTACAGAAAGTGCTTGTAAAGCATTCCGGTAATATTACGCACGCTGCCAAAGAACTGGGCATAACCCGAACCGCCCTCTATCGCAGAATTGAGAAACATGGGCTTTAA
- a CDS encoding sensor histidine kinase has translation MGFNKFRAKLLLQVCLAMLSMIALIVVLFRTDWYITAFCVGVLLCMQLYSLIHFVERTNRDITGFLESIRHSDFTQRFPEKAGDQTYSHLYKSFNEISDSFLKIKADKQAHYLYLQAIVEHIGIGILSFDADGNVLLLNHVAKELLHQPHFTNIKNLDRVSEELLEALQRIGNNEKALITLKLNHDQLLLSVHATVLLSQGKSIKIVSLHNIQAELEEQEVQTWQKMIRVLTHEIMNSMTPVISLTSTVNAILEGEMEARQGGEPLSEEALEDIQDGLRTIERRTTGMLHFVKNYRRLMRLPLPELHTISINNLLRDVHTLMKPDFEMAHVALFTYLAPSDITLEADPEQLEQVLINLLKNAMEACRQSSDPSVEVVAYADDTNKYKVRIEVRDNGSGIPDEVLDRLFIPFYTTKKQGSGIGLSLSKQIMRQHGGSIRVKSKAGGPTVFTLQL, from the coding sequence ATGGGCTTTAATAAATTCAGGGCGAAACTGTTGCTGCAGGTTTGCCTGGCTATGCTCAGTATGATAGCCCTTATAGTTGTGCTGTTCCGCACCGACTGGTATATAACGGCTTTCTGTGTTGGTGTGCTGCTGTGCATGCAACTATACTCCCTGATCCATTTTGTAGAACGCACCAACCGCGACATCACCGGCTTTCTCGAATCTATCCGCCATTCCGACTTTACACAACGCTTCCCTGAGAAAGCAGGCGACCAGACATATAGCCATCTGTATAAATCATTTAATGAGATATCCGACTCTTTCCTGAAAATAAAAGCAGATAAGCAGGCTCATTATTTATACCTGCAGGCTATAGTGGAGCACATCGGTATTGGCATACTTTCGTTTGATGCCGACGGAAATGTGCTGTTGCTGAACCATGTGGCCAAAGAACTATTACACCAACCACACTTTACCAACATTAAGAACCTGGACCGTGTAAGCGAGGAATTGCTGGAAGCACTGCAACGCATAGGTAATAACGAGAAAGCTTTAATTACACTGAAGCTTAACCACGACCAGCTTTTGTTGTCTGTGCATGCTACGGTACTGTTATCGCAGGGAAAAAGTATAAAGATCGTGTCGCTGCATAACATTCAGGCTGAGCTGGAGGAGCAGGAAGTACAGACCTGGCAAAAAATGATACGCGTTCTGACCCACGAGATCATGAATTCTATGACGCCGGTTATCTCGCTTACATCAACGGTAAACGCTATTTTGGAAGGGGAAATGGAAGCGCGCCAGGGCGGAGAGCCGTTAAGCGAAGAAGCCCTGGAGGATATACAGGATGGCCTGAGAACAATAGAACGGCGCACAACGGGCATGCTGCATTTTGTAAAGAACTACCGACGCCTGATGCGCCTGCCATTGCCTGAACTGCATACTATAAGCATAAATAACCTGCTCCGTGATGTGCATACACTCATGAAACCCGATTTTGAAATGGCGCATGTAGCGCTATTCACTTACCTTGCCCCCTCTGACATCACGCTGGAAGCCGACCCCGAACAACTGGAACAGGTACTCATAAATCTGCTGAAAAATGCCATGGAAGCCTGCAGGCAAAGTTCTGACCCGAGCGTGGAAGTAGTAGCTTATGCAGACGATACCAACAAATACAAGGTCCGCATAGAAGTGCGCGACAATGGTTCCGGTATTCCTGACGAGGTGCTGGACAGGTTATTCATTCCTTTTTATACCACTAAAAAACAAGGTTCCGGTATAGGGTTGAGCTTGTCAAAACAGATTATGCGGCAGCACGGTGGCAGCATCAGGGTTAAAAGCAAAGCCGGCGGACCAACCGTGTTTACGCTGCAGTTGTAG
- a CDS encoding MutS-related protein has translation MIQVNDLKLKDDVLPFFNFTNNIYAEEQLLHLLTTAPETEDEVSDRTAVLRGMIANWAVIENFTYRKLDLLQVHDFMVTIVGTDLSRNKMYSWLRLKIAETERQQLQAGLVQLILLLNGLQLKYLNRMNSAAFPGKFKTELLHAISFLNKLNLNNLANEVQEHRFQLRDVIRFADQLKMIDKQQVIAFWKFIFAFEAYWSVAKAVQEHGFTFPEFKDDSFEITDFYNPVIKQPVKNTLELRSAQNVLLLTGPNMSGKSTVLKSIGLCVYLTRVGFPVPAAFCSVPFFQTVAVAINLNDNLREGYSHFMAEINNLKAILNSTQRGNKCFAVFDEIFRGTNTDDALDITRETIHGLAQKQGSYFLISTHLLQLEEYLDGNTADSIKTCFIECKLDHTIPEFTYRLKQGWSQLKIGRMLFEKEGLIGLLAK, from the coding sequence ATGATACAGGTAAATGACTTGAAACTGAAAGATGATGTCTTGCCATTCTTCAATTTTACCAATAACATTTACGCTGAAGAACAACTGCTACACCTGCTAACTACTGCTCCGGAAACAGAAGATGAAGTTAGTGACAGAACAGCTGTTTTAAGGGGAATGATCGCGAATTGGGCTGTAATAGAGAACTTTACCTATCGCAAGCTTGATCTGCTGCAAGTGCACGATTTTATGGTAACTATAGTAGGGACTGACTTAAGCCGAAATAAGATGTATAGCTGGCTGCGCCTGAAAATAGCTGAAACAGAACGTCAGCAATTACAGGCCGGATTGGTGCAGTTGATACTCTTATTGAATGGGTTGCAGTTAAAATACCTGAATCGGATGAATAGTGCAGCTTTTCCGGGTAAATTTAAAACAGAACTGCTACATGCCATTTCATTTCTGAATAAACTCAATCTGAACAATCTAGCTAATGAGGTACAGGAGCATCGTTTTCAGTTGAGGGATGTAATCAGGTTTGCTGACCAACTGAAAATGATAGATAAACAGCAGGTTATTGCTTTCTGGAAGTTTATCTTCGCTTTTGAAGCTTACTGGTCTGTGGCTAAGGCCGTGCAAGAACATGGATTTACATTTCCAGAGTTTAAGGATGATTCGTTTGAAATAACAGATTTTTATAATCCGGTTATTAAACAGCCAGTAAAGAATACGCTAGAACTTCGTTCAGCCCAAAATGTATTATTGCTCACCGGGCCAAATATGTCAGGTAAGTCTACTGTGCTCAAATCAATCGGACTATGCGTGTACCTCACCCGGGTTGGCTTTCCGGTGCCTGCAGCTTTCTGTAGTGTACCCTTTTTTCAGACTGTTGCTGTTGCCATAAACCTAAATGATAATCTTAGAGAAGGTTACAGTCATTTTATGGCAGAGATTAATAACTTAAAAGCTATCCTAAACTCAACTCAAAGAGGGAACAAGTGCTTTGCTGTTTTTGATGAAATATTCAGGGGGACTAACACGGATGATGCTCTGGATATAACCCGGGAAACAATACATGGACTAGCCCAAAAGCAAGGTTCATACTTCCTTATTTCAACTCATTTGTTGCAATTGGAAGAATACCTGGATGGCAACACAGCAGATAGTATAAAGACATGTTTTATTGAGTGTAAGCTGGATCATACTATTCCTGAATTCACTTACAGATTAAAGCAGGGCTGGTCTCAACTTAAAATTGGCAGAATGCTTTTTGAAAAGGAAGGTTTAATTGGGCTACTCGCGAAGTAA
- the trxA gene encoding thioredoxin: MAKKSFNELISSPGMPVLVDFYADWCGPCKTMNPVIQQVASEFSGKLKVIKVNVDNNQAAASQYRVQGVPTFILFHKGEAVWRQSGALPGHQLAQVIKKYVA; this comes from the coding sequence ATGGCCAAGAAATCCTTTAACGAGCTTATCAGCAGCCCCGGCATGCCGGTTTTAGTAGACTTTTACGCCGATTGGTGCGGTCCGTGTAAAACCATGAACCCTGTTATACAACAGGTAGCGTCAGAGTTTTCGGGCAAACTGAAAGTTATAAAAGTGAACGTAGATAATAACCAGGCTGCTGCATCGCAATACCGTGTACAGGGCGTACCAACATTCATCCTTTTCCATAAAGGTGAAGCGGTATGGCGCCAGTCTGGTGCCTTGCCTGGCCACCAATTGGCTCAGGTAATTAAGAAATATGTGGCGTAA
- a CDS encoding MFS transporter, translating to MNNDQPIDIAAPETGDFVPKKEIREGLLIFTLAAIQFTHMMDFVIMMPLGPQLMRVFNISPSEFGLLVSAYTFSAAVAGFLSALFIDRFDRKHAMLGLYLGFTLGTLACALAPTFVMLLVARVVAGAFGGVLGALILAVIGDAIPEHRRGVATGKVMAAFSVASIAGVPVGLYLASISSWHAPFYLLAGLSFLVLLASFKLLPPMRGHLTNAVKQNPFLVLKEILQKRNLQWAMTLMVTLTMSGFLVVPFISPYMVANVGFSETELSYIYLFGGIATVFTSQWAGRLADKHGKHKVFIISAVLSIVPILLITNLPPVQHYVALIVSTVFFIFFGARFVPAMSLITSSVEPKLRGSFMSINSSVQQLSAGIAAFISGLIVQEAADGKLQHFGWDGVLACLITLIAIWVVRHIKTVG from the coding sequence ATGAATAACGATCAGCCTATAGATATTGCCGCACCGGAAACAGGAGATTTTGTGCCTAAAAAAGAGATTCGCGAAGGATTGCTGATCTTTACCCTGGCCGCCATACAGTTTACCCACATGATGGACTTTGTGATCATGATGCCGCTGGGGCCACAGCTGATGCGCGTATTCAACATCTCCCCCAGCGAGTTTGGTTTGCTGGTTTCGGCTTATACATTCAGTGCAGCGGTTGCCGGTTTCCTGAGCGCCCTTTTCATCGACCGCTTCGACAGGAAACATGCCATGCTGGGCTTATACCTCGGTTTTACGCTGGGCACGCTGGCCTGTGCGCTTGCTCCTACTTTTGTAATGTTGCTGGTGGCACGTGTAGTGGCCGGTGCTTTTGGCGGTGTGCTGGGTGCGCTTATCCTGGCAGTAATAGGTGATGCAATTCCGGAACACCGACGCGGTGTGGCTACAGGCAAAGTAATGGCAGCTTTCTCGGTAGCATCTATAGCGGGTGTGCCAGTCGGCCTGTATTTAGCAAGTATATCCAGCTGGCACGCGCCTTTTTACCTGCTGGCCGGGTTAAGCTTTCTGGTTCTGCTTGCGTCTTTTAAGTTACTGCCCCCAATGCGCGGACACCTTACCAATGCCGTTAAACAAAATCCTTTCCTGGTTTTAAAAGAGATACTCCAGAAACGAAATCTGCAATGGGCCATGACGCTGATGGTTACGCTAACGATGTCGGGATTCCTGGTGGTGCCTTTTATTAGTCCATATATGGTGGCTAATGTTGGATTTTCTGAAACTGAACTGAGTTACATTTACCTTTTTGGTGGTATTGCCACAGTATTTACCTCGCAGTGGGCCGGCCGGCTAGCCGACAAGCATGGCAAGCATAAAGTGTTTATCATCTCGGCTGTCCTTTCCATAGTTCCGATATTACTGATCACCAACCTGCCACCAGTGCAGCATTATGTGGCACTTATAGTCAGTACGGTTTTCTTCATCTTTTTCGGGGCACGTTTTGTTCCGGCCATGTCGCTTATCACCTCCAGTGTGGAGCCCAAATTGCGTGGCAGTTTTATGAGTATCAACTCATCTGTACAGCAGCTGAGCGCCGGCATTGCAGCCTTTATTTCCGGGTTAATAGTGCAGGAAGCGGCTGATGGTAAATTACAACATTTTGGCTGGGATGGCGTGCTGGCCTGCCTGATAACACTAATTGCGATCTGGGTAGTACGGCACATTAAAACAGTTGGGTAG
- a CDS encoding HNH endonuclease, whose translation MAGKKEEHHCELCGREVHQVSRHHLVPREEGGRYGATADLCQPCHSTLHLTFTNRELAILYNSIPALQTAEPLQKYLKWVKDKRLERISNRRGRNKKK comes from the coding sequence ATGGCTGGAAAAAAGGAAGAGCACCATTGCGAGTTATGTGGACGGGAAGTACACCAGGTATCGCGGCACCACCTTGTTCCGAGGGAAGAAGGCGGACGTTACGGGGCAACCGCTGACCTTTGCCAGCCTTGCCATAGCACCTTACACCTGACCTTTACTAACCGCGAACTGGCCATACTTTACAACTCCATCCCTGCCCTGCAAACTGCCGAACCGCTCCAGAAATACCTGAAATGGGTAAAAGACAAACGCCTCGAACGCATCTCTAACCGCCGGGGCCGCAACAAGAAAAAGTAA
- a CDS encoding DUF6687 family protein yields MSKKQFIPFSELKNKKAIVVDSTHPNGLTLSHWRGAPTPEALRDDTSAAIVLNAIRNNIPGLELPYVTANHFDIDGFVGVWSLLNPELAMEHEELLRQMALIGDFRELDLNHPLAGEALKLVCWINARERELFYKPFAADNMEEKEAIQCVKKFEYFLPRFKQVLKDPDWERGAWEDEVGDVLLGYRTMYSPATKLTRHPEIGLIIIETPEPVHYYALFSRTSGFDIVLACYDNNRYELEYKYTTWVDIASRPTLPRLPMAPLAAKLNALEQSNRTWTYDAVTETGPLLRLQGDNLNREEAYDNPTQREIYSSSIEATDLKNIVVQHYREAYQTIAPNYNWTWKEVKALGQQD; encoded by the coding sequence ATGAGCAAAAAGCAGTTTATCCCCTTCTCGGAGCTGAAAAATAAAAAAGCTATAGTTGTAGATAGTACCCACCCCAACGGACTTACACTTTCGCACTGGCGCGGTGCACCCACCCCGGAAGCGTTGCGCGATGATACCAGCGCAGCTATAGTTCTGAATGCCATCCGTAACAACATTCCCGGCCTTGAACTGCCGTATGTAACCGCCAATCACTTTGACATTGATGGCTTTGTAGGGGTGTGGAGCTTGCTGAATCCGGAGCTTGCCATGGAACATGAAGAGCTTTTGCGGCAAATGGCCCTGATCGGCGATTTCAGAGAACTGGACCTGAACCACCCGCTGGCTGGCGAAGCACTGAAACTGGTTTGCTGGATAAACGCCCGTGAGCGCGAACTATTCTACAAGCCGTTTGCTGCCGACAACATGGAAGAGAAGGAGGCGATACAGTGCGTTAAGAAATTTGAGTATTTTCTGCCACGCTTTAAGCAGGTGCTGAAAGATCCTGACTGGGAACGTGGCGCCTGGGAAGATGAAGTAGGAGATGTGCTGCTCGGTTACCGCACCATGTACAGCCCTGCCACCAAACTTACCCGCCACCCCGAGATCGGGCTTATTATTATAGAAACTCCTGAGCCTGTACATTACTATGCGCTTTTCAGCAGAACGTCTGGGTTTGATATCGTGCTTGCCTGCTACGACAATAACCGCTACGAACTGGAGTACAAGTACACTACCTGGGTAGATATTGCCTCCCGGCCAACTTTGCCACGTTTACCAATGGCCCCGCTTGCTGCAAAACTAAATGCACTGGAGCAAAGCAACCGCACCTGGACGTACGATGCCGTAACCGAGACCGGACCGCTGCTGCGCCTGCAGGGCGATAACCTGAACCGCGAAGAAGCTTACGATAACCCAACCCAGCGCGAGATCTATAGTTCGAGCATAGAGGCAACAGACCTGAAAAATATAGTGGTGCAACATTACCGCGAAGCCTACCAGACTATAGCCCCTAACTATAACTGGACCTGGAAAGAAGTAAAGGCGCTGGGCCAGCAGGATTAA
- a CDS encoding universal stress protein produces MKKILCPTDFSKTAAKALDYAIYIARKTGAHLSLLHVVHLPIVDTSETALVASELLGEQIRDAGERLRAMVRQIEEMHGANRGGGFTCDYILKEALLIDLAKYLTEKEGYELIVMGTTGGGNALEELLIGSNTQAVVEEVRSPLLAVPGIAVAPDFTKIIYATDYTPEDVKALHQVVSFANLFGACVDLVHVSKESTDSIKERASHFWDEVRGIFPETALCIREVVNKKPDEGLKAYYQQENGSILAVLRRNKGFFADLFTQRLADRLTYQAEMPLLVLHEQK; encoded by the coding sequence ATGAAAAAGATTCTCTGCCCAACGGACTTCTCTAAAACCGCTGCAAAAGCATTAGATTATGCCATTTACATTGCCCGTAAAACGGGGGCGCATTTGTCGTTGCTGCACGTGGTACATTTACCTATAGTTGATACTTCGGAAACAGCACTGGTAGCGAGCGAATTACTGGGAGAGCAGATACGAGATGCCGGCGAAAGGTTAAGAGCCATGGTCAGGCAGATAGAAGAAATGCACGGGGCCAACCGTGGTGGAGGCTTTACCTGCGATTATATTTTAAAAGAAGCACTACTGATTGACCTGGCAAAGTACCTTACAGAAAAAGAAGGCTACGAGCTTATAGTAATGGGTACAACCGGCGGCGGAAATGCTTTGGAAGAGTTACTGATCGGCAGCAATACACAAGCCGTGGTAGAAGAGGTAAGAAGCCCGTTGCTGGCAGTGCCCGGCATTGCTGTAGCTCCTGACTTTACTAAAATTATTTATGCTACCGACTACACACCGGAAGATGTAAAAGCGTTGCACCAGGTGGTGAGTTTTGCTAATTTGTTCGGCGCTTGTGTAGACCTGGTACATGTATCAAAAGAATCAACGGATTCTATTAAAGAGCGGGCAAGTCATTTCTGGGACGAAGTAAGAGGTATCTTCCCGGAAACTGCGTTATGCATCAGGGAAGTAGTGAATAAAAAACCTGACGAAGGGCTGAAAGCATATTATCAGCAGGAAAACGGAAGTATTCTAGCCGTGCTGCGCCGTAACAAAGGTTTCTTTGCCGATCTGTTTACCCAGCGCCTCGCCGACCGCCTGACCTACCAGGCCGAAATGCCGCTGCTGGTACTGCACGAACAAAAATAA
- a CDS encoding thermonuclease family protein, with translation MFRSFILYLALLSTFACKQTDREEVQEQFRERQREVEERARELEQTTPAPPPAEHPDTFVTTPDAAVTTPATATTGDKVVAIKDGDTIELLRNGQTIKVRLYGVDAPEKNQDFGQRSRQFTSDLAFGKFVKLIEHNKDRYGRTVGTIILPDGRNLNEELVKEGLAWHYKAYSKDTRLANLEADARRLKRGLWAGPNPVAPWDFRKNKKETAAQQKAKKEADIQSAPLPAGATTRKVFICSSPGSSVYHYSRDCSVLKRCKEQVLTATEALAIKQYGRRADKTCSPN, from the coding sequence ATGTTCCGCTCCTTTATTTTATACTTAGCACTACTCAGTACATTTGCCTGTAAACAAACCGACAGAGAAGAGGTACAGGAACAGTTTCGTGAGCGACAACGGGAAGTAGAAGAACGTGCCCGCGAACTGGAACAAACTACACCAGCTCCACCGCCTGCCGAACACCCTGATACATTCGTTACAACCCCTGATGCTGCTGTAACAACACCTGCCACCGCAACTACCGGCGACAAAGTGGTAGCTATAAAAGATGGCGATACGATAGAATTACTCCGCAACGGGCAAACTATAAAAGTAAGACTATACGGGGTAGATGCTCCTGAGAAAAACCAGGACTTCGGGCAGCGTTCGCGCCAATTTACATCCGACCTGGCATTTGGTAAATTTGTAAAGCTGATAGAGCATAACAAAGACCGTTACGGACGAACGGTAGGCACCATTATTTTACCGGACGGGCGTAACCTGAACGAGGAACTGGTGAAAGAAGGGCTTGCCTGGCACTATAAAGCATACTCAAAAGACACCCGCCTGGCCAACCTGGAAGCAGATGCACGTCGCCTGAAGCGCGGCCTTTGGGCAGGTCCGAATCCTGTTGCCCCCTGGGATTTCAGAAAGAACAAGAAAGAGACGGCAGCGCAACAGAAAGCAAAAAAGGAAGCCGACATACAGAGCGCGCCCCTGCCAGCCGGAGCCACCACCAGAAAAGTATTTATCTGTAGCAGTCCAGGCTCATCTGTATATCATTACTCCAGAGATTGCTCTGTACTGAAACGCTGCAAAGAACAGGTACTTACCGCTACAGAGGCCCTAGCAATAAAACAATATGGCCGTCGTGCCGATAAAACCTGCAGCCCGAATTAA